atcatgactgctaataataacataaataaggattcactattagcatTGCTTTCTGTAAAAAaggaacccagcaaaccataaagcatatcatatcccttggagtcgggaaagtattcccactagtcagataagtcttgcaagtacattgtgtactcagggtttatttacccctattgcaggtaatgcttgaggagtagtcgttgtgtgaaggattcttctggtgggcacagacggatctttGTCGATTATCGATAGATGtgtattttcattccgctgtttaatattccgcactctgaatttggtaatgtaataatacatttctaagaactctggatatatgaaatggactaagtattgtaactcgttcttattattaaatccttggggaaatatgtggattattcgggctctcccttggggtgtgctcgacggaacctgCCCGACGTAGCTcactctcggggtgcttagtgtcagtggaagacaagcgcctcagtaagtgcgttatttcgagcggttctgccacagatatAGAAAGTGTTTTTATTAGAATGACTCCAAATTATGATTTAGAGAGTGTGTTTAAGAAAgattgttggagatgctctaacaacTTGTCTACCAACTTTTCCAATAACTAGTCTACCAACTTTTCCAATAACATGTCTACCAATAAAAAACAAGCTCCGCTAGAAGCCCTTTCAAATCTCCTTCCCTAAAAAAATTCCCCAAACTCTCACATCCTTCCCTCAATCTCTCAAAGAAATGATAAGAATCAAATATTTTCTTCATCCCCTTTCTTCCATCAACTCACACGACCACCGTCAAATCCTCAAATACACGGCCAGCGCTCGTTCGCTTGCAAAGGACCACCGCTGAGGTCGTCACGTTGGGAAGTAGTGGTGGCGCTGCATGCCAGGGCCCCGCATGGGCGAGTGCATAGATCGCCCATGCCATTGCATCGGGGCATTTCATGGGCGAGCAAGGCAAGTATCTGGGTGCTAGGGATCCACACGGACGCGAAAGGGAGGAAGAGAAAAGAGAGATGTGAGAGGAAAGAGTTTTTTATCCATGGACAAGTAGGTCCTACTTAATAAAGGGGTCGAGGTTTTCTTAATCAGCTACAACAGCACTCCCCTATAACCTGAAACTCTATTTTCTCAAATTTCTATAGCAAATTCTAAGGTAAAAAAAGGATATGGTAGAGATGCTCTAAGATCTTGTTTAAAAGAGCTCTAACTATGCAAAAACAGCTCCAGAGCACCAAGTTCACAATAGAGAAACACTAGTCTGAAGTTGGTCTCCCACCATAGAGAAGTAGAGTCTAAACATCACATCATGGGATAGAGatagttgtgtgtgtgtgtgtgtctctatatatatatatatatatatatatatatatatatatatatatatatatatatacacacacacacactagaaAAAGATCTCATCAACAATAGGACGACATCATAAAGAGTTCTAAGGCTAAGACATGTCAAGGGAATAGGATGGCACCACTAAAGAGTGGATGTACATCTATAAGGTGGAGGTAAGGTACGGTGAGAAAGATATTGATAATTATTGGGTGACGGTCTAAATTCTAAGGTAGAATGACAAATAGTTTCAAACATCAATTAGTGCACTATTCCATCACACCTCTTATTCTTCAAATGCCTGCAATCTCCAACGGATTTAGGCCACGGAAGAATACCAGAATGTCACCAATAGAGTTGTTAAGATTAGAGAGGTGCTGAGATTAGAGTTTTGAGGTTAAGGCTCTAGGGTTACCAAGGTAAAATTGGAGTCTCTAGACTTAAAGGTGACTATTGGGTAAAGAGGACTACTAGTGACTTGTGGTGGATCATGGTGAGGCGATGCATGAAAGCCAGCGGTAGACAACTAGATAGAAATGATGGGTGGGAGGGCTTAGCACAACGGGTAGCAATGTAGTGAACACATTGACTTGGAGGCCGCTAAGGACAAGGGTGTACCTAAGGGAGATAGGATAAGTGTGACAAACGAATAGATGTGTGTGGTTGATAGACGGAGGAAGAAGATGTGTCGGTTATAGTTCTACacataagaagaagaaaatgtgGTACTTTGCGTGAATGTTTTTGGAAAGGTGTGGCACGTGTGGGGTAAGtagttcttttttttaaaaaaaaattggataATAAAAGTTGGTTTCATTCTTATATAAAGAGAATTTAGATAATTTTTATTATTATAAACTTACATTAGATGACATCACGAGAGACCAAGTTATCCGTGGAACTTATAAAAAAACAGACCGAGTACGTGAATAATTATAACTCAAAATTTCTACGGACAAAGCGCTACCAAAGAATCGAATAATTTCGTGCAGGCAAGCGCGGAtgtagggcgtgattggttggtCGAACCGGACTATTCTCGTTAGTTGTCTGATCTTATTCATGCGGCGTGTTTGGTTGTCCTGTTCGTATTTTTCGCCTGTATCTTTTCATTCATCTGTCCTTCTACATCCCGCACGACTTCGTCTTCTGGATTTCTCCTTCCCTTATGGTGCAGGATGACTTGATTCACTCAGGATTTAGGGACCCATATTCAGACATAAAAAAAAACTGACgtatgcatgcaaccaaacacaacCATGTCTTATACTGAACCAATAGCAAAGAGAACCAAACACGACTACTTGTACGAGCTCAACCTGACTTCTTCAATCCTGCACAgactgagcccttgtttagttggaacccaaatttcaaaaagttgctacagtacctgtcatatcgaatgtttgcggcctgcgcatgaagtattaaatgtagacgaaaagaaaaactaattgcacagtttggtgggaaattacgagacgaacgttttgagcctaattagtccatgtttaaacactatttaccaaataaaaacgaacgtgctatagTAGCCtcaaaatccaaatttctccaactaaacaagggctgactATCCTGGCTGAAGGCTTGTTGTCCAACCAATCACGCTCGTAGCCTACGTAGCTGGCGGGCGCAGAATTCCGTGCGCCACCGCCCCGCCGGTGCGTGCGCCAGGCTGGCCGGACTCCGGAGTGAGCTGATTGGACGAGGGGCCGGCCGCGTGTCGGGAGTCCGTGCGCCGCGCTCTGTCGACTCGTGGTTGGTTGATTGGACGAGGGGCCGGCCGCTAGCTCCTGGCGGGGCTCTGGGCTGGGCGGGGTGGGCGCCCTCTGTACTACTCCCTCCTttcatgaaaaaaaaataaatctgGAGGCTAATTTTAACCTGAAGGGTACTCTAATTTTTAAAGTTTTATACTCCCACATAGAGTTGTATGATAATTACTCATCTTCCCACTCATTAATCACCGATTAGTTTTCCTGTTCGCTTCCCCTCCCCGTACGTGCGTGAAGGCCGTGAGCCGCGCGACTCTTCCGTAGATACGCAAATAGGAGGCTACTGCTCCTGTTTTCATCCATGTATTTCATCCACCTACAAAGTGTTGGTACTTGGAAACCGAtcaaaaaatcataaaaaaattaaaaaaaaaacaggaaaaaTATTAATAATCCTTGGAAAAGTAATAATCATTAATAAATCAGCAAAAAATCCCCAaaatctttaaactttaaaaatTAATTAAACTATTGTAAGaccatttaaaatttaaaaaccagaACCATATGAAGAATTAAATACATGGATGACAACTAGTACTTTCAATCGTAATGATTGCATAGCAAAGTAATTTCATATTAGCAGCATCTTTGCACCAATTTATGGGACAAttatttgtatttgaattatggCCTCGGTTAATTTTCTATCatttgttttctatttttttgaaaaatatcaAGTACAATTTTAATCAGGGGCATAATGGAACATTTGCATGCATGGAGCTAGGCTGTGTGCCAAATAGTACCACCTGCTCCTCAAACTCTATGGTGGAGCTGCTCCATGGTGGAGTTCATAGAGCGGAGCTGAAAAAACGGGAgcgagcagtcccaaacaccctcTAAGTACGGAGTATACACAGGCATAATTTACTtctttaattaattattaatGTGTTATATAGgtgttaatatttttttataaatttaactAAACTCAGAATAATTCTAATAGAAATGGGACGAAGAGAACATATATGTAAAATATGTATACGACGGCTGTAGCCCTGAAATGGGCAGGAAAACAAACACATGTCATTCCGACGTTAGGACGACGACCACGATGTAGCACCTATATCGAGTATCGACggcacttgatgtttcttgctcaTGGCAAGATAGTATCATCTTAGAGGAAAATGTCATCCAGTATTCCAGTGGTTTTTTTTGTTGAATCTTGGATGTCTTCGCCTTCACGCTCGACATCCGTATTGGTCTGATGTAGGAAAAGATGACAGCTCCTTTTTGCCAACACTCGAGTTTCCATTTGTAAGACAGAGTTAAGAAAATGGTAGGCCCCCTACCGTGTCCGGAACAGATGGAGACATGAAGACGACGCCCCCCACCAATTGAACAGCGTGTCTGAAGTCAAGAAGCCAAGCCAGGAGCGTCTGATTCTGGACCACTGGCGCAGGGCACTAGGGCAGGGAAAGGACAGTCACCACCAGGAACCACCAGTCACCACCGCACCAGGAACCAGCCAATCGAATGGACAAACTCCCGTACTAAACATTTTGGATTTTATCGCTATCAAGCTCGATGTCACGAAACCCACCGGTCCATTATTAATCTGAGATTCACTTTCAGGACCACGGCTCTATTTTGGACGCAGGATGCTACAAGCACATGGTTACAGGGGTGCTTCGTTGGGGGTATACGATGATCCATTTTCGAAAtcatatatttttctttttttcagaaGTGAAATGCATTGGTTTGTCACCACACCCATCCGGCCATCGTATTACAAGCACATAAGCTTATAATAATGATAGACCACCCCATGACAGACCATTGCACTTAAGATATCAGGCTTTTaagctatctccaacaacaccaCCCAAAATACAAACCCATTTATCTTTTAAGTAGCGCTACAGAAAAATGTTCAATACCTATTCAACATCTTCtccaacaagacccaaaagagaatattttctacaaatagatttctaggagagaggatgcctatatttaggttgtgcctcttagacaacccaaaatagatctCCCATAGAAGTACTCTGTTGAAGTCTGATTTTGGGTCTCTTACTACCTATTTTGAGTTTGGATGCTCATATGAATTGCATGTTGAAGACAGTCTTACATTTACAGTGGCATTCATAATGTCACAACCTAAACAATAATTTTACACGACATAATTTCCTAATAATAATATTACAAGATTACAACACGCTGCAAAGCATCTGCGGTGCTTGCGGGTCACACATCGGCAGTACATGCCAGGTTCGCTGGGATTTGCTAATGAAAATATTGGCTCTACAATAGGATCCACAGCGGAGTCTCTGAGATGCCAGCTTTCACTACTCAATGTCAAATCCGGAACAGTTCTAGTTGTATTCTACAAAACACACTGCTTACGACGAGTTTAGCGAGAGAACACCAGAGGCAAATAGAAGGTTCCTCCGAGAAAACTGCAATAGCCAGAAATCCGCAAATTCTTCAGTTTTCACCACAGAGTACCACCATAAAAACAATGATGCTGAATAAAGGAGAAATTTCTCACCCGCAGGCTATAAACAGGAGTTGATTTTGTAGGGAGAGCTTTAAGCAGTCTCAGTCGGTTAGCTGAGCTGCCTTTGCTGTTTCAGGAAAAAGACAAGGGTGTTTTGCAGTCAGAGCAAGAGAATTATGTGTATGCTCGAATGGATGAGAATCTTAACATGTCAAACTTACGTGTCCTCTGTCTTCAGGGTTTTTGTGCTGGAAGCGACATCCCAGAGCTTTACAGTACAGTCGGCCGATCCCGATGCAAGCAATGCTCCTTCACAACTAAAACAACAGCAGGATATATTGACCAAGAGCATATTTCACGAAACAATATAATTAAGCAAATCCCTCAAATTACAAGTAAATGCAGTTCAACCTTGCGTCACAGAACAGCGCACATCATGAACGGTCACCGGAAGAAACAATATACCCCCTCCATCGCAAAAAAAGAGTGCAATTCTAGCTTTGAATCTTGGCAAGCGTTTGTCCAGATTCAaagctagaattgcattctttttggtaCGGAGGGAGCATGTTTGAGGCCTTACATTGCAACTTAAATAAAGTGGAAACCGGCGCAAAAGGAAAAAGGGGCAACCTACAGCAGAGTTTAATCTTTACATGCTATATATCCCACTGGTATGGGTTGCTAACTTGCAGTAAACCAATGAGTGCATTGCCATTTACAAAGGTTCTCCCCCCAAAAGAAGGTGCATTGCTGCTAGTGTTTTAAGGACTTGCCTATTAGTATAACAGTAACATTATGTGTCGTATGTTGGAGAAGATGAAATTTTGTACTGCTTCTCAAAATATAGGGATCCATGGTATATTGAAGTTGTAAGACAAGAAATTACCAAACAATCCCCCGTTctagcttttctaggtacattgtttttgctatgcacctagatatagatCATCAATCATGTCTACATACAtaacaaaagttatgtatctagaaaatctggaacgacttataatttggaatggagggagtacatgagAGTGATTAAGGACCTCCGGTGTACATACAAAAGGCAATGAGAGAATAACAAAACAGAGAGCGCTAAACCCAAAATAGTGCTATGCTTGGAAGCCTAGACGCTAAGTTTGGCTAAAGATATTTGAATCAGATTGCAAACCTGGTtgagaaaaaaaattcaaatgttCTGTTTAAAGAGCTCATAGGACAAGTATCAACTTTGAtcaactaaaaaactaaagcaagCAGGAACAGAGCAACTTTGCCCTTTTAGCTGATGCCCATAGACTCATGTATTCTGAAACACATCAGAATCTGTGAGACCACCAGTTTCAAGACATCATTTCATGAGATCAAATTACATGATCTTCAAATTAAATACTATCAACAAGGATTAAGAAATGTTTAGCACTGATTCCTTGATACAGCACTATTGTAAAATTACATGGTCCTGCTGATTAAACTGGTTATGAGTGGCTGCTAGACTTGCCAGCTTATCAAGAAATGTTTTCCTTTTAACTACAATGAACACTTGCTCTTTAGGCAAGCTCACGCAAGAGTTATTAAGATAAAATAAAAAGAGACTTGGAGTGAACTAAAAAAGTTACAACAGCATATAATGATTACCTGAAAGCAAGTGTCCACACACAAGAACTGTGTCCTAGTAGTGGTGAAACACAACGGCCAGTCGAGAGATCCCATATCATGATTGTTCCATCTTCATCTCCAGAGGCCATGTATCGTCCATCAGGTGACATTGCCAGTGATAAAACCATACTCCTATGACCAATAAACATCCGTATGCATTCACCCGTCTGAACATCCCAGAGTCTTACAGTTTTATCGCTCGAGCCGGTGGCAATGTAGTTACAGTTTACATGCCACTGGACACACTGTTATGCAAAATATTTCCAGgcagaaggaaaaaaaaagatcagCCAAGGCATGCTGGCATCAATGCAGGGCATTGATAAAAACAAGTAGATATCCAAACATAAAAGAATTAAAAACATCAATAATCCAATTTAACCAAACCATTATTCTCAAATTATATTAACGTATTGGACCAACAAGTTCACTTACATCAACATCAGAAAGATGCCCAGCCATTATTCGCAAAGGCTGGATTTTATCCATTGACCAAATTCTAGCAGTCCTGTCGTGTGAAGCACTAGCAAAGTAATGCCCAACTGGGCTGAACtgtaataaaaaaataaacaaagaagGTATCAACAAATAGTATAATGCATAAGGAGTGTTAAAATCTTTACAAATACAAGGTCAACATCATAAATGgctattcacaaattcacatactTGGACATCCCAAACCGGGTAGTTGTGTCCTTTGTAACAGACAAGATTGGCATTCagcttggtgctccatagtcttACTGTAACAAATAAAATAAGGATAACAGTGATAAATTTAAAAGACAGCTAAAAAGAAAAGGATTGCTACAAAATTTAAACACCGTCTACGATGTGAGATGTCTTACTTGTCGAGTCTGAAGATGATGATAAGAGGAAATCACAAAACGGGCTAAAGGCCGCAGAATAAACTGGTCCAGAATGGCCTTGAAATAGTGTATAGGTTCTTTTCCCCTCATCTAATGTCGATATGCGCTCACCCTGGGAAGACCCATTCTCACTCTGTGAACTTGCTGAAATTCAAAGTTTACTGAATTAGCAAACACCATCAGTATTCAACTAGAATATTTGAATGCTAGAATTATTCTCATGTCCATAACAGGCTTTAGAGACATAATGCGATTGCaagctactccctctgttccaaattatagttcactctacctttgtcctaagtcaaactaccataactttgaccaagtttatagaaaaatgtaTCAACATCTAGACTctactctaccgcttgcaccaggcccgcccttcttaaagggcgtacccagtgcacaGAGCTCCCGCGCTGTGCGGCAAATTAGTTTTATCAAATTCTTCATGAAATATGTCTTGATAGTACATTTATTTGAACTTGTGTCAATatctttttttctaaaaacttggtcaaagCTAGCAGAGTTTGACTTATAGGACAAAAgctaaagtgaactataatttggaacggagggtgtAGTCGAGAATTGAAAAACACAACCAACTTTGACTTTAAGATGATATATTGCACTTTGTGTTTTTAACATAAGCTGATTAAATTTTCAAAACACTATGTCAAACATGACCTTGGCCTAAACTAGATGCAAATTATGCATGTAGTTCAGCATAGCAAATATTAAGAATATGAAGATACAGAGTGAAAGAATTGGTAAGGAATAAGAAAGTGTCTAACTTACACATTTTTGCTGGTTGGCCAATCTTTGACATATCCCAGACCTGTTGGAAACCAAGGACATTTTACCAGATAAAAATACAAATAGCATGAAAAAGAAGATATGGCATTTGACCTGAATGGACTGACCTTCACTGACGAATCAGAAAACCCACCAACAACCAGCGATCCGTCGTGTGATATTGATGAACAGTTTAATCTGTGTTCCACATGATGATACTCAAACCACAGTATTAACAATGAGGTCATAAGTATTTAATAACAGTTATATTTACCCATTATGTGTATTAACGAATGTGTAGAAGCTGACAGATGGCAATGCCACACTATTCAGTTGTGCACGGTTTCGCAGGTCCTCAAGAATCGATTGTTCAACTTCAAGAGGCCTGAAACATAAAGACTTTTCATACTCGTACATCTCAAGGTTGATTAATTTGACAGAAAAAAGTGTGAAACAATTAAACCAACACAAACCTCCGAACTAAACAATTAAACGTTATAGGCAGAAAAATTTGCCGTATGAGTTCAAACTGCATATTATAATGTATTACGGCTATCACCCTAAATGGGGAAAAGGCTAAAGTATGTGAGACCCAAAGAATTGAGCACAAGAAGGGTCAACAAACAAAGCAAAAGGCATCATTTGGTCTGTCGTGAATTATTCAGGGCCTTAATTTTTTATGTTGTCCTATAAAACGAGCTTCACTTTCAGTTCTATTACAAAATAAGCTTCCTGATCACAAAATCAAAATTTCTAGCAAGTAGATGAAATTCACATGTGGGACCTGGGGGTACCTTTCAGTGACAAAAATGACATTCCTGAAGGAAGCCTAAAGTATGGTATTATTTGGCACTTTGAAAAGATTAGGCACACTAACAGACAACACATGAAAAATTGGAAGGATAATTTACCATAGATAACCAGAAAGGAATTACAAACATACGTTGCTGGGAGAGTTAGCTCCGGTTTCACTCGAGGTGCCACAGAAACCATGCTTGTTTCAGTTCTGACGTTTTTTCCAGTCGCACCTACAAGCTTGTCCTTTTTGGCCTTCTTAAGAGAAGCACCTTGCTTTCCACCTTCTGCATTTCTTTTCTGTAGCAAAATGTAATGAGAAAACTCATGACAAGGAATAGTAAATGAAATATGGGTTGCAAAGACACCAAAATTCCTATGATCAGGAACACAGGTATGCACAGTCGAACCAAGCAATGAGCGTTTGCTATTAGCTACAGCCTACAGATAGCGCAGTTGGGCTGTTGGGGGCACATTCTCAGACACACAAGTAAAACAAAGGTCGGTATTTCAATGGCAACAGTACAGATTAGAGAACACATAATGAAAAAATTCTGATATTACAAAAGAGTTCCTTGCCTTGTTATCTTCTGCATCAGCATCCTTGCTTTCAGCTTCTATTTTATCAGATTCTGCTAGTGCCTTCTCCATTCGCTCTTCAACAGAATCTTCAAGCAACTGCAAAACATGATTTAGTTGAAGTGCACGAGAGCATATTGAACAGAATATATTAACTTGGCTGGCAATACATCAAATACAAACTATTTAATCTGCAATGTTGGCTATTTAACACAACTTAAGTGGAAAACAGACCAACAGATGCATAACATACCCCCCAATGTACTTCCTTCTGATTTATCTGTTTTGCCAAGTCCTTGCTTGTCCCAATCAGAGCAACAACGTCAGCATCATCAGAGATTAATGAGGGCTGCCCAGGAGATACTGCCAATGTAGCGTACATAGAAGTGGTAGAGAAGATTGTCAGAAGTGAAAATGCAGAAGTATAATGTActctctgataccagattgttatgtggctgctaggattgagagggagagagagaagagggagaggcgGCGTCGGGCAGGCTACAGTacccgtggtgctacagtaaagagGGTGCTGTTCGCGGCCATAATTGTGGCGGCTGGGGCTGCGAGGGAGGCCGGGGGCCTTGCCCACGGCCGAGCAAGAGGGAAGagatttccttcttaattcttgcttgattagattaaTACAtttcctctccttatatagagaggtttacttgactcccaagcaaggcttacttgacccttaagcaagcgacccttatctctaattaaccctaacactagcGGGCTATATCGCCAGCCCAGGCCCAATAGGCTCATGACGTACTCTAACAAGTACATTTCAACAGATCATGGAATTGTACCTTCAAAAGTTATGTGCTCATTGATTACTCCAAGCACCACAAGGGCTTGTGTTTTCTGGAGATACTGGAGAAGCAATTCATACGAATACTGCAATTGAAAATAAGGTAAAAAAAATTAGTTGGGGGAGCTGAtgtttttattccaaatagcaa
The nucleotide sequence above comes from Miscanthus floridulus cultivar M001 chromosome 18, ASM1932011v1, whole genome shotgun sequence. Encoded proteins:
- the LOC136521837 gene encoding transcription initiation factor TFIID subunit 5-like produces the protein MEDEEMEKKVQQYLQRKGFRLTELALQEERNRLSTSATSDVALARSDNDPARYHDGYSRLRTWACSSLDQHKHELLRVLYPVFIHSFMDLVAEGLMQEARSFFHTFREDHEVMHSRDLQMLEGVLSPSHLEEMELARSFRKNKFKIKLCEYSYELLLQYLQKTQALVVLGVINEHITFEVSPGQPSLISDDADVVALIGTSKDLAKQINQKEVHWGLLEDSVEERMEKALAESDKIEAESKDADAEDNKKRNAEGGKQGASLKKAKKDKLVGATGKNVRTETSMVSVAPRVKPELTLPATPLEVEQSILEDLRNRAQLNSVALPSVSFYTFVNTHNGLNCSSISHDGSLVVGGFSDSSVKVWDMSKIGQPAKMSSSQSENGSSQGERISTLDEGKRTYTLFQGHSGPVYSAAFSPFCDFLLSSSSDSTIRLWSTKLNANLVCYKGHNYPVWDVQFSPVGHYFASASHDRTARIWSMDKIQPLRIMAGHLSDVDCVQWHVNCNYIATGSSDKTVRLWDVQTGECIRMFIGHRSMVLSLAMSPDGRYMASGDEDGTIMIWDLSTGRCVSPLLGHSSCVWTLAFSCEGALLASGSADCTVKLWDVASSTKTLKTEDTKGSSANRLRLLKALPTKSTPVYSLRFSRRNLLFASGVLSLNSS